One segment of Cydia amplana chromosome 16, ilCydAmpl1.1, whole genome shotgun sequence DNA contains the following:
- the LOC134655481 gene encoding WD repeat-containing protein 38-like, giving the protein MRSGAAVQAFDTHRSDVTSVRFHPGGDAIATGADDAACRLFDLRADREVARYAKDSIIFGVNSVDWSLSGRLLFAGYSDYTASAWDALRAQRVCVLCGHEHRVSRVQLAPDGAALATASWDSTLRRVCVLCGHEHRVSRVQLAPDGAALATASWDSTLRRVCVLCGHEHRVSRVQLAPDGAALATASWDSTLRRVCVLCGHEHRVSRVQLAPDGAALATASWDSTLRRVCVLCGHEHRVSRVQLAPDGAALATASWDSTLRRVCVLCGHEHRVSRVQLAPDGAALATASWDSTLRRVCVLCGHEHRVSRVQLAPDGAALATASWDSTLRRVCVLCGHEHRVSRVQLAPDGAALATASWDSTLRRVCVLCGHEHRVSRVQLAPDGAALATASWDSTLRVSVKYSSIYLVSTSLVTLRWL; this is encoded by the exons ATGCGCTCCGGCGCCGCCGTGCAGGCCTTCGACACGCACCGCTCCGACGTCACCAGCGTGCGCTTCCATCCCGGCGGGGACGCTATAGCCACCG GCGCGGACGACGCGGCGTGCCGCCTGTTCGACCTGCGCGCCGACCGCGAGGTGGCGCGCTACGCCAAGGACTCCATCATCTTCGGCGTCAACAGCGTCGACTGGTCGCTTTCCGGCCGACTGCTCTTCGCTGGCTACAGCGACTACACAGCGAGCGCCTGGGACGCTCTGCGGGCACAGCGAGTGTGTGTGCTGTGCGGGCACGAGCATAGAGTGTCGCGCGTGCAGCTGGCCCCAGATGGCGCCGCGTTAGCGACCGCCTCGTGGGACTCCACGCTGAGG CGAGTGTGTGTGCTGTGCGGGCACGAGCATAGAGTGTCGCGCGTGCAGCTGGCCCCAGATGGCGCCGCGTTAGCGACCGCCTCGTGGGACTCCACGCTGAGG CGAGTGTGTGTGCTGTGCGGGCACGAGCATAGAGTGTCGCGCGTGCAGCTGGCCCCAGATGGCGCCGCGTTAGCGACCGCCTCGTGGGACTCCACGCTGAGG CGAGTGTGTGTGCTGTGCGGGCACGAGCATAGAGTGTCGCGCGTGCAGCTGGCCCCAGATGGCGCCGCGTTAGCGACCGCCTCGTGGGACTCCACGCTGAGG CGAGTGTGTGTGCTGTGCGGGCACGAGCATAGAGTGTCGCGCGTGCAGCTGGCCCCAGATGGCGCCGCGTTAGCGACCGCCTCGTGGGACTCCACGCTGAGG CGAGTGTGTGTGCTGTGCGGGCACGAGCATAGAGTGTCGCGCGTGCAGCTGGCCCCAGATGGCGCCGCGTTAGCGACCGCCTCGTGGGACTCCACGCTGAGG CGAGTGTGTGTGCTGTGCGGGCACGAGCATAGAGTGTCGCGCGTGCAGCTGGCCCCAGATGGCGCCGCGTTAGCGACCGCCTCGTGGGACTCCACGCTGAGG CGAGTGTGTGTGCTGTGCGGGCACGAGCATAGAGTGTCGCGCGTGCAGCTGGCCCCAGATGGCGCCGCGTTAGCGACCGCCTCGTGGGACTCCACGCTGAGG CGAGTGTGTGTGCTGTGCGGGCACGAGCATAGAGTGTCGCGCGTGCAGCTGGCCCCAGATGGCGCCGCGTTAGCGACCGCCTCGTGGGACTCCACGCTGAGGGTAAGTGTCAAGTATAGCTCCATTTACTTAGTGTCGACTAGTCTTGTCACTCTTCGCTGGCTATAG